In Phycisphaerae bacterium, one genomic interval encodes:
- a CDS encoding response regulator transcription factor, with amino-acid sequence MPKQLAILIADDHALVRKTLRRTLETEPDLFVVADVATTDEAIAEARRQKPDIVLLDVDMPGVVSFDAARTIRSENPAVRVVFLSAYFQDRYIAQALAVGASGYVTKNEPPEVLIQAIRDVAAGSAYYSPEVRARIVLDASGPGLGQAVRARAGALTERELQVLRYVARGMSKREIADVLHLSERTVNCHCASLMTKLNIHDRVELARYAIREGLIEA; translated from the coding sequence GTGCCGAAGCAGCTTGCGATCCTGATCGCGGACGACCACGCGCTCGTCCGCAAGACCCTGCGCCGCACACTGGAAACCGAGCCGGACCTGTTCGTGGTCGCCGACGTCGCCACGACCGACGAGGCCATCGCCGAGGCGCGCCGCCAAAAACCTGACATCGTCCTGCTCGACGTGGATATGCCGGGTGTGGTGTCATTCGACGCCGCCCGCACTATTCGCAGCGAAAACCCTGCGGTACGCGTCGTGTTTCTCAGCGCGTACTTCCAGGATCGCTACATCGCGCAGGCACTGGCCGTCGGCGCATCGGGCTACGTCACGAAGAACGAGCCGCCCGAAGTGCTCATCCAGGCGATCCGCGACGTGGCGGCGGGGTCCGCGTACTATTCGCCGGAGGTCCGGGCGCGCATCGTGCTCGATGCCAGCGGGCCGGGCCTGGGCCAGGCGGTGCGGGCCCGCGCGGGCGCGCTGACCGAGCGCGAACTGCAGGTGCTGCGATATGTCGCGCGCGGCATGTCCAAACGCGAAATCGCCGATGTGCTCCACCTGAGCGAGCGCACGGTGAACTGCCATTGCGCCAGCCTCATGACCAAGCTGAACATCCACGACCGCGTCGAGCTGGCGCGCTACGCGATTCGCGAAGGCCTGATCGAGGCTTGA
- a CDS encoding VOC family protein — MTTATQRIPEGFHTLTPHLVVRDAAEAIAFYKRAFGAEEFSRMPGPDGRSIMHADLKIGSSHVFLCDEFPEMGAKSPQTLGGTPVTMHMYVEDVDRVFRQAVAAGAQVVMPLRDQFWGDRYGVLHDPYGHAWSIASHVEDLSPEEMQKRAAAAFAGGGCGEKHG, encoded by the coding sequence ATGACTACAGCGACACAACGCATACCGGAAGGTTTCCACACGCTTACGCCGCACCTCGTGGTGCGTGACGCCGCGGAGGCAATCGCGTTCTACAAGCGGGCGTTCGGCGCGGAGGAATTCAGTCGCATGCCGGGGCCGGACGGCCGCAGCATCATGCACGCGGACCTGAAGATCGGCAGTTCGCACGTGTTCCTGTGCGACGAGTTCCCGGAGATGGGCGCGAAGTCGCCGCAGACGCTGGGCGGCACGCCGGTGACGATGCACATGTACGTCGAGGACGTGGACAGGGTCTTCCGTCAGGCGGTGGCGGCGGGCGCGCAGGTCGTGATGCCGCTGCGCGACCAGTTCTGGGGCGACCGCTACGGCGTACTGCACGATCCGTACGGCCATGCGTGGTCGATCGCCAGCCACGTCGAGGACCTCTCACCGGAAGAGATGCAGAAGCGTGCCGCGGCGGCGTTCGCCGGCGGCGGCTGCGGCGAGAAGCACGGATAG
- the groES gene encoding co-chaperone GroES: MSKVSIRPLGEKVLVKRLDAEEKTAGGIVLPDSAKEKPKRGTVLSVGDGRLLDTGKRQALQVKKGDQVLFSSYAGTEVKVDGEEMIIMDESDILAVLD; the protein is encoded by the coding sequence ATGAGCAAGGTCTCAATCCGGCCCCTCGGGGAAAAAGTCCTGGTCAAGCGGTTGGACGCGGAAGAGAAAACGGCCGGCGGCATCGTCCTGCCGGACTCCGCCAAGGAAAAGCCCAAGCGCGGCACCGTGCTCAGCGTCGGCGACGGCCGCCTGCTGGACACCGGCAAACGCCAGGCCTTGCAAGTCAAGAAGGGCGACCAGGTGCTGTTCAGCAGCTACGCCGGCACCGAGGTCAAAGTCGACGGCGAAGAAATGATCATCATGGACGAGAGCGATATCCTCGCCGTCCTGGACTAG
- the groL gene encoding chaperonin GroEL (60 kDa chaperone family; promotes refolding of misfolded polypeptides especially under stressful conditions; forms two stacked rings of heptamers to form a barrel-shaped 14mer; ends can be capped by GroES; misfolded proteins enter the barrel where they are refolded when GroES binds) yields the protein MAAKKIAYDMEAREAIRRGVRQLAKAVKVTLGPRGRNVVLEKSFGAPTVTKDGVSVAKEIELEDAYENMGAQMVKEVASKTSKDAGDGTTTATIYAEAIYDEGLKNLAAGANAMELKRGIDLAVSAVIDALKKQAVPVKGKDQIAQVGMCAANQDKEIGDRIAEAMDKVGKDGVITVEEGKSIETTVDLVEGMQFDKGYISPHFVNKPESMEVALDNPYILVHEKKISSVKDLLPLLEQIAKAGKPLLVIAEDVEGEALATLVLNKLRGILQCCAVKAPGFGDRRKAMLEDIATLTGGTAVFEDLGISLEKLATNELGRAKRVVVDKETCTIIEGAGDPTKVKGRIEAIKNEINATTSDYDREKLEERLAKLSGGVAQINVGAATEVEMKEKKARVEDALHACRAAVEEGILPGGGVAVLRCDEALDAAAKKARGDQKTGVDIIRRALRAPIKQIAENAGLDGSIVCQKVTENKGNFGYNALTEEYGDLVKMGVIVPLKVERIALENAASVAGLLLTTDAAISEIKEDKEEKMPGRGGMGM from the coding sequence ATGGCTGCGAAGAAGATTGCGTATGACATGGAAGCCCGCGAGGCGATTCGCCGGGGCGTGCGGCAGTTGGCGAAGGCGGTCAAGGTGACGCTCGGCCCGCGCGGCCGCAACGTTGTGCTGGAGAAGTCGTTCGGCGCGCCGACCGTCACGAAGGACGGCGTGAGCGTCGCGAAGGAAATCGAGCTCGAGGACGCCTACGAGAACATGGGCGCCCAGATGGTCAAGGAGGTCGCCAGCAAGACCTCCAAGGACGCCGGCGACGGCACCACCACCGCGACCATCTACGCCGAAGCGATCTATGACGAGGGGCTGAAGAACCTCGCCGCCGGCGCGAACGCGATGGAGCTGAAGCGCGGGATTGATCTAGCCGTGTCGGCGGTGATCGACGCGCTGAAGAAGCAGGCCGTGCCGGTGAAGGGCAAGGACCAGATCGCCCAGGTCGGCATGTGCGCCGCCAACCAGGACAAGGAGATCGGCGACCGCATCGCCGAGGCCATGGACAAGGTCGGCAAAGATGGCGTGATTACGGTCGAAGAGGGCAAGAGCATCGAGACGACCGTGGACCTGGTCGAAGGCATGCAGTTCGACAAGGGCTACATCTCGCCGCACTTCGTGAACAAGCCGGAGTCGATGGAAGTCGCGCTCGACAACCCGTACATCCTGGTCCACGAGAAGAAGATCTCGTCGGTGAAGGACCTGCTGCCGCTGCTGGAGCAGATCGCGAAGGCCGGCAAGCCGCTGCTCGTCATCGCCGAGGACGTCGAAGGCGAAGCGCTGGCGACGCTCGTGCTCAACAAGCTCCGCGGCATCCTGCAGTGCTGCGCGGTCAAGGCCCCCGGCTTCGGCGATCGCCGCAAGGCCATGCTGGAAGACATTGCCACGCTCACCGGCGGCACGGCCGTATTCGAAGATCTCGGCATCAGCCTCGAGAAGCTCGCGACTAATGAGCTTGGCCGCGCCAAGCGCGTCGTCGTGGACAAGGAAACCTGCACGATCATCGAGGGTGCCGGCGACCCTACCAAGGTGAAGGGCCGCATCGAGGCCATCAAGAACGAGATTAACGCGACCACCAGCGATTATGACCGCGAGAAGCTGGAAGAGCGGCTCGCGAAGCTGTCGGGCGGCGTGGCGCAGATCAACGTCGGCGCCGCGACCGAGGTCGAGATGAAGGAAAAGAAGGCCCGCGTCGAGGACGCGTTGCATGCCTGCCGGGCAGCGGTCGAAGAGGGTATTCTGCCCGGCGGCGGCGTGGCCGTGCTGCGCTGCGACGAGGCGCTCGACGCGGCCGCCAAGAAGGCCCGCGGCGATCAGAAGACCGGCGTGGACATCATCCGCCGGGCGCTGCGGGCGCCGATCAAGCAGATCGCGGAGAACGCCGGCTTGGATGGGTCGATCGTGTGCCAGAAGGTGACCGAGAACAAGGGCAACTTCGGCTACAACGCGTTGACCGAAGAGTACGGCGACCTGGTGAAGATGGGCGTGATCGTGCCGCTGAAGGTGGAGCGCATCGCCCTGGAGAACGCGGCCAGCGTCGCGGGCCTGCTGCTGACGACGGATGCGGCGATCAGCGAAATCAAGGAAGACAAAGAGGAAAAGATGCCCGGCCGCGGCGGGATGGGGATGTAA
- a CDS encoding hemerythrin domain-containing protein, translating into MSSNLDDQLGLRLQEEHKALLQLSQVLKEHIAAMPSMHSAQWLDGLRAAFDRLQAHIERCIAMKEKDGYLGVILKERPTLARQVESIQSEHGQLLRMGEAIRNDLAATRPEDHVLVGDACARVQRFMAIVAQHEQRENMIVMFAFNQDLGGH; encoded by the coding sequence ATGAGTTCGAACCTGGATGATCAACTCGGGCTGCGGCTGCAGGAGGAGCACAAGGCCCTGCTGCAGCTCAGTCAGGTGCTGAAGGAACATATCGCCGCCATGCCTAGCATGCACAGCGCCCAATGGCTGGACGGCTTGCGCGCCGCGTTCGATCGCCTCCAGGCGCACATCGAGCGCTGCATCGCGATGAAGGAAAAGGACGGCTACCTGGGCGTCATCCTCAAGGAGCGGCCGACCCTCGCGCGCCAGGTCGAGTCGATCCAGTCCGAGCACGGCCAGCTCCTGCGCATGGGCGAGGCCATCCGCAACGACCTTGCCGCCACCCGCCCGGAAGACCACGTCCTGGTCGGCGACGCCTGTGCCCGCGTGCAGCGCTTCATGGCCATTGTCGCCCAGCACGAGCAGCGCGAGAACATGATCGTCATGTTTGCCTTCAACCAGGATCTCGGCGGGCACTGA